From Pseudomonas fluorescens, one genomic window encodes:
- a CDS encoding phosphate ABC transporter substrate-binding protein PstS — protein sequence MKLKRLMAAMTFVAAGVATANAVAAVDPAIPSYTKTTGVSGNLSSVGSDTLANLMTLWAENYKKEYPNVNIQIQAAGSSTAPPALTEGTANLGPMSRKMKDNELQAFETKYGYKPTAIPVAVDALAVFVHKDNPIKHLTMEQVDAVFSSTRLCGGKADVKTWGDLGVTGDLANKPVQLFGRNSVSGTYGYFKEEALCKGDFKPNVNEQPGSASVVQSISSSLNGIGYSGIGYKTASVKTVALAKKGSTDFIEDTEENALNGKYPLSRFLYVYVNKAPNKPLAPLEAEFVKLVLSKQGQEVVVKDGYIPLPAKVAAKALADLGLSEGGENVAKK from the coding sequence ATGAAACTGAAGCGTTTGATGGCGGCAATGACCTTTGTCGCTGCTGGCGTCGCGACTGCCAACGCAGTGGCCGCTGTTGACCCTGCTATCCCGAGCTACACCAAGACCACTGGTGTGTCGGGCAACTTGTCCAGCGTCGGTTCCGATACCCTGGCCAACCTCATGACCCTGTGGGCTGAGAACTACAAAAAAGAATACCCGAACGTAAATATCCAGATTCAGGCTGCCGGTTCTTCCACCGCGCCACCTGCGTTGACTGAAGGCACCGCTAACCTGGGCCCGATGAGCCGCAAGATGAAGGACAACGAACTGCAGGCATTCGAAACCAAATACGGCTACAAGCCAACCGCCATTCCAGTGGCTGTCGATGCCCTGGCGGTGTTCGTGCACAAAGACAACCCGATCAAGCACCTGACCATGGAACAGGTTGACGCGGTGTTCTCGTCGACTCGTCTGTGCGGTGGCAAGGCTGACGTGAAAACCTGGGGCGACTTGGGTGTGACCGGCGACCTGGCCAACAAGCCAGTGCAATTGTTCGGCCGTAACTCGGTATCCGGCACCTACGGCTACTTCAAGGAAGAAGCCCTGTGCAAAGGCGACTTCAAGCCGAACGTCAACGAACAGCCTGGCTCGGCTTCGGTCGTGCAATCGATCAGCTCTTCGCTGAACGGCATCGGCTACTCGGGCATCGGCTACAAGACCGCCAGCGTGAAGACCGTGGCCCTGGCCAAGAAAGGCAGCACCGACTTCATCGAAGACACCGAAGAAAACGCCCTGAACGGCAAATACCCGCTGTCACGTTTCCTCTACGTCTACGTCAACAAAGCCCCGAACAAGCCTCTGGCCCCGCTGGAAGCCGAGTTCGTGAAGCTGGTTCTGTCCAAACAGGGTCAGGAAGTCGTGGTGAAAGACGGCTACATCCCGCTGCCGGCCAAGGTAGCTGCAAAAGCACTGGCTGACCTGGGTCTGTCGGAAGGCGGCGAAAACGTCGCAAAGAAGTAA